The region CTTTTAGCTCAACACGATTAATTTTAATCCCCCAAGGATCAGTTGCCTCATCAAGCACCGCACGGATGCGCGTATTAATCACATCTCGACTGGTCAAACTCTCATCTAATTCAAGATCTCCAATCACGTTACGCAACGTAGTCGCGGTTAAATTTTCGATGGCGCTCAAAGGGTTCTGTACACCGTAGGTAAATGCTTTGGGATCAGTAATTTGAAAAAAGACCACCGTATCCACCTGAATCGTAACGTTATCGCGCGTAATAACTGCCTGCGGATCGAAATCCACCAGTTGCTCTTTAAGCGAGACCACACGCGCCACACTATCGATAAGAGGAATCTTAAAGTGAATGCCTACGCCCCACGTCGCCAAATATCCCCCCAAACGCTCCACGACAAACGCATGCGCCTGTGGTACAATCCGAATGCTCGAAACAATCACCATCACGATAATACCCAATACAACCAATAGGGCTATGATACCTATCTCCATCCTACGCCTCCTCTTGATGCTCAATAACCAGCTTCACGCCTTCGATGGCGAGCACCTTAACCACCGTTCCTACTGCTATGTTAGAGGCATGCGGATTTTTGCTCTTTACGCTCCACTCCTTGCCATCTACTTTTACTTGACCCTTGCCCATCGCAGGATCGATCTCTTCAATGACTACCGCCTCTTTCCCGATCACGCGTTCGCTATTGGTGTCGGCTTTGGGGCGATAGATGCGACGCGAGAGCGGGTAGAAGAGTCCAAAAAATCCCCCCGATAAAATCAAAAAGATAAAGCTCTGTATCGCCAAACTCTCCACCATAAAGGAGAGAAAGAACGTCGTCAATGCTGCGGCAGCGAACCACACCGCAATCAATTGAAAGCTTACGACCTCGATGATCAGAAAAAAGACCAGTAACCCAATCCAAATAATCATACTATTCCAAGGCATTCTGCCCTCCGTCATTCTTAATGTAGCATATTTACCCAGCGCTGTCAAGCCAACTAACGCCCGATTGCTTGCGTAAATTCAACGTATAAATAATGACTCTGCTCGCGTTTACTCTGCCAACGTTTTGCCTGTTGAATGAGGTTTAGTTTAGAGCGATAGCCATAAAGTTTGCCCGTCATGTTCTGCTCAAAATAGAGCACCGACCAGATCAAATGGAGCGCTAAATTCAACGATTCATCGTGAAAATAGAGCACATCATCGTAACTATTCACCCCCACGCTCTGCATAAAGTGGCGATTATTACATAGCTCTTGCCACCAATCGTCCAGCTCCTCTCGCGTAAGAATCATCGCCCGATG is a window of Entomospira culicis DNA encoding:
- a CDS encoding SPFH domain-containing protein; the encoded protein is MEIGIIALLVVLGIIVMVIVSSIRIVPQAHAFVVERLGGYLATWGVGIHFKIPLIDSVARVVSLKEQLVDFDPQAVITRDNVTIQVDTVVFFQITDPKAFTYGVQNPLSAIENLTATTLRNVIGDLELDESLTSRDVINTRIRAVLDEATDPWGIKINRVELKDIKPPKGIQDAMEKQMRAEREKREAILRSEGEKVSAILTAEGQKQKKILEAEADKAAVILAAEAQREASIREAEGEAEAILKVKQATADGLRMINESHPTAEALKLRAFEALEKVADGQATKIIIPSEIQNLAGLTSAISELVKKDN
- a CDS encoding NfeD family protein, translated to MPWNSMIIWIGLLVFFLIIEVVSFQLIAVWFAAAALTTFFLSFMVESLAIQSFIFLILSGGFFGLFYPLSRRIYRPKADTNSERVIGKEAVVIEEIDPAMGKGQVKVDGKEWSVKSKNPHASNIAVGTVVKVLAIEGVKLVIEHQEEA